From one Oncorhynchus keta strain PuntledgeMale-10-30-2019 chromosome 30, Oket_V2, whole genome shotgun sequence genomic stretch:
- the LOC118380710 gene encoding LOW QUALITY PROTEIN: copper-transporting ATPase 1-like (The sequence of the model RefSeq protein was modified relative to this genomic sequence to represent the inferred CDS: substituted 1 base at 1 genomic stop codon) yields MSKVQADGYDNSISKAEAVIRFAFQTSITVLCIACPCSLGLATPTAVMVGTGVGAQNGILIKGGEPLEMAHKIQTVVFDETGTITYGAPKVIQVKIVVEGNRMPRSHLLAIVGTAENNSEHPLGAAITKYCKQELGTESLGVCAEFEAVPGCGIRCQVSNTETLLRQHQEEGEDNNQGNSILVQIRDCRTRPGSHPLIMNAQPLPLVQTASYLVLMGNREWMRRNGLQIRPDVDETMTEHERRGRTAVLVAVDSLLCAMIAIADTVKPEAGLAVHTLQAMGLEVILMTGDNSKTARAIAAQVGIRKVFAEVLPSHKVAMVEQLQQAGXRRVAMVGDGVNDSPALAMADVGIAIGTGSDVAIEAADVVLIRNDLLDVVGSIDLSKMTVKRIRINFVFALVYNLVGIPIAAGVFMPVGLVLQPCTGSAAMALSSVSVVLSSLLLKCYTKPSAELLESCLGSQKRHAASLSDVSVHIGMGDLRRPSPKLRLFDRVVNFFCACINSLQSKHSLNCMALSDSDKYSLLVGEAHCEEEFV; encoded by the exons ggCTATGATAATAGCATCTCAAAGGCAGAAGCTGTGATCAGGTTTGCCTTCCAGACCTCCATCACAGTGTTGTGTATCGCCTGCCCCTGCTCTCTGGGCTTGGCAACCCCGACAGCTGTGATGGTGGGCACGGGGGTGGGCGCTCAGAACGGTATCCTCATCAAGGGAGGGGAACCACTAGAGATGGCACACAAG ATCCAGACAGTGGTGTTTGATGAGACGGGTACCATCACCTACGGAGCTCCTAAAGTCATCCAGGTGAAGATTGTAGTGGAGGGGAACAGGATGCCTCGCTCCCATCTGCTGGCCATCGTAGGGACTGCAGAGAACAACAGTGAACACCCGTTGGGAGCTGCCATTACCAAGTACTGTAAACAG gAGCTGGGTACAGAGTCCCTTGGTGTGTGTGCTGAGTTCGAGGCTGTACCAGGCTGTGGTATACGATGCCAGGTCAGTAACACTGAGACCCTGCTGAGACAACATCAGGAGGAAGGTGAAGACAACAACCAGGGAAACAGTATTCTGGTCCAGATCAGGGACTGCAGAACCAGGCCAGGATCACACCCCCTCATCATGAACGCGCAGCCTCTCC CCCTGGTGCAGACAGCATCCTACCTGGTGTTGATGGGGAACAGGGAGTGGATGAGGAGGAACGGACTGCAGATCAGACCTGATGTTGACGAGACCATGACTGAACATGAACGCAGAGGACGCACTGCTGTACTGGTGGCTGTCGACA gtctGCTATGTGCCATGATAGCCATAGCAGACACAGTGAAGCCAGAGGCAGGTTTAGCGGTTCACACCCTGCAGGCAATGGGTCTGGAGGTGATTCTgatgactggagacaacagcaagacAGCACGGGCCATCGCTGCTCAG gtGGGCATCAGGAAGGTGTTTGCGGAGGTGCTGCCGTCCCACAAGGTGGCCATGGTAGAGCAGCTGCAGCAGGCAGGGTAGAGG AGGGTGGCCATGGTGGGTGACGGGGTCAACGACTCGCCCGCTCTGGCCATGGCAGACGTTGGCATCGCCATAGGAACTGGCTCTGACGTGGCCATAGAGGCAGCTGACGTGGTGCTTATCAGG AATGACCTGCTGGATGTGGTGGGGAGTATTGACCTGTCCAAGATGACCGTCAAGAGAATCAGGATCAACTTTGTGTTTGCTTTGGTCTATAACCTGGTGGGGATCCCTATCGCTGCTGGGGTGTTCATGCCTGTTGGTCTAGTTCTCCAGCCGTGTACGGGTTCTGCTGCCAtggccctctcctctgtgtctgtggtgctgtcCTCTCTACTACTCAAATG ttacactaagcCCAGTGCTGAGCTACTGGAGTCTTGTTTGGGCAGTCAAAAGAGACACGCTGCAAGCCTATCAGATGTCAGCGTCCACATCGGCATGGGAGATTTGCGCCGCCCCTCCCCCAAGTTGAGGCTATTTGACCGTGTCGTCAACTTCTTCTGCGCATGCATCAACTCCCTCCAATCAAAGCACTCCCTGAACTGCATGGCCCTCAGCGACTCCGACAAATACTCATTACTGGTGGGGGAGGCCCACTGCGAGGAGGAGTTTGTCTGA